Proteins from a genomic interval of Eulemur rufifrons isolate Redbay chromosome 10, OSU_ERuf_1, whole genome shotgun sequence:
- the VGLL4 gene encoding transcription cofactor vestigial-like protein 4 isoform X4 — translation MIKVRNKTANGDCRKDPRERSRSPIERAVAPTMSLHGSHLYTSLPSLSMEQPLALTKNSLDAGRQAGLSPTLTPGERQQNRPSVITCASAGARNCNLSHCPIAHSGCAAPGPASYRRPPSATTTCDPVVEEHFRRSLGKNYKEPEPAPNSVSITGSVDDHFAKALGDTWLQIKAAKDGASSSPESASRRGQPASPSAHMVSHSHSPSVVS, via the exons ATGATTAAAGTGAG GAACAAGACTGCTAATGGAGACTGCCGAAAAGACCCCCGGGAGCGGAGCCGCAGCCCCATCGAGCGTGCCGTGGCCCCCACCATGAGCCTGCACGGCAGCCACCTGTACAcgtccctgcccagcctcagcaTGGAGCAGCCCCTCGCACTGACCAAGAACAGCCTGGACGCCGGCAGGCAGGCTGGCCTCTCGCCCACACTGACCCCAGGGGAGCGGCAACAG AACCGGCCCTCGGTGATCACATGCGCCTCGGCCGGCGCCCGCAACTGCAACCTGTCGCACTGCCCCATCGCGCACAGCGGCTGTGCCGCGCCCGGGCCCGCCAGCTACCGGAGGCCCCCGAGTG CCACCACCACCTGTGACCCCGTGGTGGAGGAGCATTTCCGCAGGAGCCTGGGCAAGAACTACAAGGAACCCGAGCCAGCACCCAACTCTGTGTCCATCACGGGCTCCGTGGACGACCACTTTGCCAAAGCTCTGGGTGACACGTGGCTTCAGATCAAAGCGGCCAAGGACGGAGCATCCAGCAGCCCCGAGTCAGCCTCGCGCAGGGGCCAGCCCGCCAGCCCCTCTGCCCACATGGTCAGCCACAGCCACTCCCCCTCCGTGGTCTCCTGA
- the VGLL4 gene encoding transcription cofactor vestigial-like protein 4 isoform X3: MMLGKQRGLGGDSLGGRGRGKQCLSSSSGNQENELEMNKTANGDCRKDPRERSRSPIERAVAPTMSLHGSHLYTSLPSLSMEQPLALTKNSLDAGRQAGLSPTLTPGERQQNRPSVITCASAGARNCNLSHCPIAHSGCAAPGPASYRRPPSATTTCDPVVEEHFRRSLGKNYKEPEPAPNSVSITGSVDDHFAKALGDTWLQIKAAKDGASSSPESASRRGQPASPSAHMVSHSHSPSVVS, from the exons ATGATGCTTGGGAAGCAGCGGGGCCTGGGAGGTGATtcactgggggggaggggacgtGGAAAACAATGTCTGTCTTCAAGCTCTGGGAACCAGGAAAATGAGCTGGAAAT GAACAAGACTGCTAATGGAGACTGCCGAAAAGACCCCCGGGAGCGGAGCCGCAGCCCCATCGAGCGTGCCGTGGCCCCCACCATGAGCCTGCACGGCAGCCACCTGTACAcgtccctgcccagcctcagcaTGGAGCAGCCCCTCGCACTGACCAAGAACAGCCTGGACGCCGGCAGGCAGGCTGGCCTCTCGCCCACACTGACCCCAGGGGAGCGGCAACAG AACCGGCCCTCGGTGATCACATGCGCCTCGGCCGGCGCCCGCAACTGCAACCTGTCGCACTGCCCCATCGCGCACAGCGGCTGTGCCGCGCCCGGGCCCGCCAGCTACCGGAGGCCCCCGAGTG CCACCACCACCTGTGACCCCGTGGTGGAGGAGCATTTCCGCAGGAGCCTGGGCAAGAACTACAAGGAACCCGAGCCAGCACCCAACTCTGTGTCCATCACGGGCTCCGTGGACGACCACTTTGCCAAAGCTCTGGGTGACACGTGGCTTCAGATCAAAGCGGCCAAGGACGGAGCATCCAGCAGCCCCGAGTCAGCCTCGCGCAGGGGCCAGCCCGCCAGCCCCTCTGCCCACATGGTCAGCCACAGCCACTCCCCCTCCGTGGTCTCCTGA